A genome region from Purpureocillium takamizusanense chromosome 8, complete sequence includes the following:
- a CDS encoding uncharacterized protein (EggNog:ENOG503NUDR), which produces MNRFRTKKKNKDEVAAARPSMESDSSGPFRMFGRKKSQEDTKKELDLASALPPTDDFRTSLLMTGLSARFSMLREQDDPNSKLGKASDDSVLFPKRQSRLADFGFGAGLHDIAEVESIRATPFTRFDSYNSSDDAASTSGSIMNRAKPTDGNNLFGGRQKIYKIPAGVGAKNGGMGGRALYGDDVAQSAFQKWRQTEKERHSLDGPEAGEANESDVQVDYRRRRETNSTTSSAPSAARNSTAATSVASSQPSSSAKDWSAGAAVTPAAQLPVLERSVTRTRRLYEQGLNQDLQDQQSSAVSRMDTLSRQRPFGTRTPDLTPPVPSPTNTTFGDRVLERRPIMGKASAPNLRSFSPPASSMPISPAESSSNFPRPDPKPAFVASPPLSPPVSETGEHPMLPIQPNDRGKATAMGVFTRPAQQYDEFKYAQRQRQLQQGRETPSGRRHADVGMVTETSRSRSSSSQRQPIDREFGTRISGSIPEAEGGNATFFDESDDASVDNRSSIPSATPQLIIERPDDEAHPAFRKSALPTPLSISSPRFPDITAGASGRNEAPDHGIDPPEDSPTLGPNTGLSGMVRQHLRQDSSASSIYGALDQPPVSSPAECSQSRISQESGSSKMSTEAPAVRLRTAPTDATPEEQDDFARHLADGARRVRERLTTYVESDNERSTPTTPLSESRELPVPRSSGLGILRSKSSRGSLFDRESRERSRSKSSKSRAPDAANRTASPSPRKPSAESCEQTQRDVNTPDEDGQAGKGSPASPITDKDDNVHAGLKAFRQARRDLQRMKEMETQQRHRAPPKPVSMPERPPPSRIVSHDNGPPPALLNRMPRDESRSSSRSRAGSQAASERERSGSETSTNSPAYTRANRLRNGSLTYDEQYGHAAPSGFPRQAPMYGAHPADPSGRRVGRMREPSDPKTGSSVHPTASATFESLSYARSRSGSVLSAAASTPNLHAIANAPPLPPINPRRKNGQGFGHRGDEGGVNGYGGAVSDEEGGPQSGHRHGGHRMVLDANGRLRQSPPRVPPPIRPPPPHAHMSGGNLPGGMI; this is translated from the coding sequence ATGAATCGGTTTCGaaccaagaagaagaacaaggaTGAAGTTGCCGCTGCGCGGCCATCGATGGAATCGGACTCGTCGGGCCCATTCCGCATGTTTGGTAGGAAGAAATCGCAGGAGGACACCAAGAAGGAACTGGACTTGGCCTCTGCACTACCGCCCACCGATGACTTCCGAACGAGTCTTCTCATGACGGGCCTTTCGGCTCGATTCTCTATGCTTCGCGAACAAGATGATCCGAACTCGAAACTTGGAAAGGCCAGCGACGACAGTGTTCTGTTCCCGAAAAGGCAATCAAGATTAGCGGACTTCGGGTTTGGTGCAGGGCTGCACGACATCGCCGAGGTTGAGTCAATTCGGGCAACACCCTTTACTAGGTTCGACTCGTACAACTCGAGCGATGATGCTGCATCAACTTCCGGGAGCATAATGAACCGCGCGAAGCCGACCGATGGCAACAATCTTTTCGGAGGAAGACAAAAGATCTACAAAATTCCGGCCGGAGTCGGCGCCAAGAACGGGGGTATGGGGGGCAGAGCTTTATACGGCGATGATGTGGCTCAGTCAGCGTTCCAGAAATGGAGGCAAACTGAGAAAGAACGTCATTCATTAGATGGCCCTGAAGCTGGCGAAGCCAACGAGTCAGACGTGCAAGTCGACtacagacgacgacgcgaaaCAAACTCGacaacgtcctcggcgccatcggcagcACGCAACTCAACCGCCGCTACATCTGTTGCATCCTCACAACCGTCATCATCTGCCAAGGATTGGTCGGCAGGTGCAGCTGTGACCCCTGCTGCCCAGCTGCCCGTTCTTGAGCGCAGCGTCACGCGGACACGGAGGCTGTATGAGCAGGGCCTCAACCAAGACCTCCAGGATCAACAGTCGTCTGCTGTGTCGCGAATGGATACCTTGTCGCGACAACGTCCATTTGGAACCCGGACGCCAGATCTCACTCCCCCAGTTCCTTCTCCAACAAATACAACTTTTGGTGACCGGGTCCTTGAGCGTCGACCGATCATGGGCAAGGCTAGTGCCCCGAACCTTCGATCGTTTAGTCCTCCTGCTTCCTCCATGCCGATAAGCCCAGCGGAGAGCAGTAGCAACTTTCCTCGGCCGGATCCGAAGCCCGCGTTTGTCGCTAGCCCGCCCCTGAGTCCACCCGTCAGCGAGACTGGGGAGCACCCAATGCTCCCTATCCAGCCGAATGATCGAGGCAAGGCCACAGCGATGGGAGTATTCACCCGGCCTGCTCAGCAGTACGATGAGTTCAAGTACGctcagcggcaacggcagctcCAGCAAGGACGCGAGACTCCGTCTGGGCGTCGACATGCTGACGTAGGAATGGTAACGGAAACATCTCGGTCtcggtcatcgtcgtcgcagaGGCAGCCAATCGACCGGGAATTTGGTACGAGAATATCGGGATCAATTCCAGAAGCAGAAGGTGGAAACGCTACATTCTTTGATGAGAGTGACGATGCGTCCGTGGACAACCGATCAAGCATACCTTCAGCCACTCCCCAGCTTATCATTGAGCGTCCTGATGACGAAGCACATCCAGCCTTTCGAAAGTCCGCACTACCCACGCCTCTTTCCATTTCGTCGCCGAGATTCCCTGACATCACAGCTGGTGCGTCCGGTAGGAATGAGGCACCCGACCATGGTATTGACCCCCCGGAGGATTCGCCTACTCTGGGTCCAAACACCGGTCTTAGCGGGATGGTGAGGCAACACTTGCGGCAGGACAGCTCTGCTTCTTCGATTTATGGCGCTCTTGATCAGCCGCCGGTGTCAAGTCCTGCCGAATGCTCTCAAAGTCGGATCTCACAGGAGTCGGGCTCGAGCAAAATGTCCACGGAGGCGCCAGCAGTCCGACTTCGTACCGCGCCTACTGATGCGACGCCCGAAGAGCAAGATGACTTCGCTCGACACTTGGCCGATGGTGCGAGGCGGGTGCGAGAGAGATTGACGACGTATGTTGAGTCTGACAACGAGCGCTCAACGCCAACAACCCCCCTGTCCGAGTCAAGGGAGCTACCAGTACCGCGGAGTAGCGGCTTGGGTATCCTTCGATCGAAGTCTAGCCGCGGTTCCCTATTCGATCGCGAGAGTCGCGAACGCAGCCGCTCGAAATCATCCAAGTCACGAGCGCCCGATGCCGCCAACCGCACAGCATCTCCGTCGCCTCGAAAGCCGTCGGCGGAAAGCTGTGAGCAGACTCAGCGGGATGTCAATACCCCTGACGAGGATGGGCAAGCGGGCAAGGGCTCACCGGCCTCACCTATAACGGACAAGGATGATAACGTGCACGCTGGCTTGAAGGCTTTCCGCCAAGCTCGACGGGATTTGCAACGCATGAAAGAAATGGAGACTCAGCAGAGACACCGAGCGCCGCCGAAACCGGTCTCCATGCCCGAGCGCCCACCGCCATCCCGGATTGTATCACACGACAATGGCCCTCCTCCTGCGTTGTTGAATCGGATGCCGCGAGACGAGTCTAGGAGCAGCAGTCGCTCCCGCGCGGGCTCCCAAGCTGCGTCAGAACGTGAGCGAAGCGGCTCCGAGACTAGCACTAACAGCCCCGCGTACACTCGTGCTAACCGACTACGAAACGGATCTCTCACTTATGATGAACAATATGGCCATGCTGCCCCCAGTGGATTCCCGAGACAGGCTCCCATGTACGGTGCTCACCCTGCTGACCCATCTGGTCGTCGGGTAGGCAGAATGCGGGAGCCTTCTGATCCAAAAACTGGATCGTCGGTTCACCCAACTGCGAGCGCGACTTTCGAATCCCTGAGCTACGCTCGCTCTCGAAGTGGCAGCGTGCTCAGTgcagcagcctcgacgccgaatttgcacgccatcgccaatgcaccgccgttgccgccgatCAACCCCCGTCGCAAGAATGGCCAAGGCTTCGGCCACCGTGGAGATGAGGGAGGCGTGAATGGATATGGTGGAGCCGTGTCTGACGAAGAGGGGGGGCCACAAAGTGGCcatcgccacggcggccatcgGATGGTTCTTGACGCGAATGGGAGGCTGCGCCAAAGTCCTCCACGAGTGCCGCCACCCATTcgaccaccgccaccacacGCCCATATGTCAGGCGGCAACCTGCCTGGCGGGATGATCTGA
- a CDS encoding uncharacterized protein (COG:S~EggNog:ENOG503P5E7): protein MAFIRTYKSSDFEAMAHICRDTMPPSLKASEPAQRVGPYLWTHPFTYLSPENCFVLDSGSGSDPVGYCIGCPDIAAFCAAYPSYVSAILDPSTEVSPPECDRATKAPWLLHDGQINETALAQLAYQPEWLLLNGYEDLMEEGYKATMHIDLLDEWQGKGWGRKLIEAFAESVKAARQQQDGSVSKGIWIGVAADNSKVVPFYQKLGFKIKERRKQSKSTSMVREY, encoded by the exons ATGGCGTTTATCCGAACCTACAAGTCGTCCGACTTTGAGGCGATGGCACACATC TGCCGCGACACGATGCCTCCGTCCCTCAAGGCGTCGGAGCCAGCTCAACGTGTCGGCCCATACCTCTGGACGCATCCCTTCACGTACCTGTCGCCAGAAAACTGCTTCGTGCTGGACTCGGGCTCCGGTTCCGACCCAGTTGGCTACTGCATCGGCTGTCCCGACATTGCCGCCTTCTGTGCCGCGTATCCATCCTACGTCTCCGCCATCCTCGACCCTTCCACCGAGGTCAGCCCCCCCGAGTGTGACAGGGCAACCAAAGCGCCGTGGCTGCTCCATGACGGTCAGATCAATGAGACGGCTCTCGCTCAGCTGGCATACCAGCCTgagtggctgctgctcaacgGATACGAGGACCTCATGGAGGAGGGGTACAAGGCGACCATGCATATTGATCTCTTGGACGAGTGGCAGGGTAAAGGATGGGGACGCAAGCTGATTGAGGCGTTTGCCGAGAGCGTGAAGgccgcgcggcagcagcaggacggcAGCGTCAGCAAAGGTATATGGATTGGTGTCGCGGCTGACAACTCCAAGGTTGTGCCATTTTACCAGAAGCTGGGCttcaagatcaaggagcGGAGGAAGCAGTCGAAGTCGACTTCCATGGTTCGCGAATATTAG